CTGCAGGGGTACGACGCGGTGGCCCTGTCCGGCGGCGGCCGCTCCGTGGTGGGTCTCGACGTCTGCGACGCCGTCATCCAGAGGGCCAGGCAGCGCTCGTCGGACGTGGCCTTCGTCTGCGCCGACTTCTTCACCTGGTCACCACCGGAGCCGTTCCATCTCATCTTCGACTACACGTACCTCTACCGACCATACACACTCTCCGACTACTAAACAAGAGTTAATTAATAGCTATGCTTATGCTCTCATGATTAAATCAAACAATTAATAATGTTTCAGATTCTTCTGCGCCCTTGACCCGTCGCTGCGGCCAGCGTGGGCGGCGAGGATGGAGGAGCTGCTGCGGCCGGACGGAGAGCTCATCACCCTCATGTACCTGGTAATCACCCACTAATCCTACCACTAAGAAGGGAGTATAATATACAGTATCAGTTGTAAATATCAATCAACCTTCTAATGATCATGCATGTGTGCATTTCAGCCTCAAGACCAGGACTCGGGGCCACCATACAACACGACAGTGCACGAGTAAGCATCACATCCCTGCTAATTTTCAATTACTAGTATAATCCATCACAGTGTTGAGAGAGACAGAAATGCCAGTCCTTCATTTCACTATTGTCACGTGTGCAGCTACGAGGAGGTGCTGAACCCCCTGGGCTTCGTCATCCAATCCATCGAGGACAATGACGTGGCGGTCGAGCCACGCAAGGTATATATATGCCCAGTCAGAAACAATTCTGGACAGAGTCTACTGTTAGTATACGTAGCAACAATTACAGGCTGTACAAAACAGTGTGTGTTAGCTTCAGCCAGTTTGTTCAAAACATGTCCAGGTAACTTCAGGTGGCAAATTTTGCTAATCTAGTTAATTGTTTTCAGGGGCTGGAGAAGATAGCAAGGTGGAAGAAGACGGCAGCTGGAGCCGAAACGTCGACATCAGACGTGCCCTCTGATAATCTCTAGTTTCCTTTAAAGATTAATTTTAAGGTTTTTTCTTTCCCTTAAAAGGTTACAGTGGAGAGGCATGTCATGACACAACAC
This window of the Triticum aestivum cultivar Chinese Spring chromosome 5D, IWGSC CS RefSeq v2.1, whole genome shotgun sequence genome carries:
- the LOC123123760 gene encoding probable thiol methyltransferase 2, with the protein product MAWTAVADANAGGFGVGAAGVGQVLDGSNPAIVRLRQLVDGPQSSEGWRRCWEQGVTPWDLGEPTPAVVKLVQSGTLPAGNVLVPGCGGGYDAVALSGGGRSVVGLDVCDAVIQRARQRSSDVAFVCADFFTWSPPEPFHLIFDYTFFCALDPSLRPAWAARMEELLRPDGELITLMYLPQDQDSGPPYNTTVHDYEEVLNPLGFVIQSIEDNDVAVEPRKGLEKIARWKKTAAGAETSTSDVPSDNL